A stretch of the Marivirga tractuosa DSM 4126 genome encodes the following:
- a CDS encoding type III pantothenate kinase has product MNLAIDVGNTKTKIGFFKEDRLEYFKTFDSLSELNQFIASKEIESAIISSVNTSYDEILQELKVLSNPILLSIETALPFDNQYKSKTIGLDRLAAVAGAQMLYPNKNSLVVDLGTCITYEFIEQGKVYHGGAISPGMSMRFKAMHNFTARLPLVEPESVDGWISKSTEGAMLSGVVHGIKAEIDAYIQEVERKNAPLTVIITGGDAKFFESKIKATIFAIPELVLMGLNAILRYNVPI; this is encoded by the coding sequence ATGAACTTAGCCATAGATGTAGGCAATACTAAAACTAAAATAGGGTTTTTTAAGGAGGACCGATTAGAATATTTTAAAACTTTTGATTCATTATCTGAACTCAATCAGTTTATTGCTTCAAAAGAAATAGAATCAGCTATTATATCTAGTGTAAATACTAGTTACGATGAGATATTACAAGAATTGAAGGTCCTTAGCAATCCTATATTATTAAGTATTGAAACCGCGCTTCCTTTCGATAATCAATATAAATCCAAGACTATAGGGCTGGATAGGTTAGCAGCTGTGGCAGGTGCTCAAATGTTATATCCCAATAAAAATAGCTTGGTGGTTGACTTAGGCACTTGCATTACCTATGAATTTATTGAGCAAGGAAAAGTCTATCATGGAGGAGCTATATCACCAGGAATGAGTATGCGTTTTAAAGCAATGCATAATTTTACGGCTCGTTTACCGTTGGTAGAACCGGAGTCAGTGGATGGATGGATATCCAAATCCACTGAAGGGGCTATGCTAAGCGGTGTAGTCCATGGGATCAAGGCTGAGATTGATGCTTATATTCAGGAAGTTGAAAGGAAAAATGCACCGCTCACGGTAATAATCACAGGTGGAGATGCAAAATTCTTTGAATCTAAAATAAAAGCTACCATCTTTGCAATCCCTGAATTAGTTTTAATGGGTTTAAATGCGATTTTACGATATAATGTACCAATTTAG
- a CDS encoding DUF493 domain-containing protein — protein MSTEKDIQSFREKLEAVSEWPSLYMFKFIVEAEKQEEIKDIFENHEVIVKPSSKGKYVSLTIKMLASSAEQIIEKYLETNKVEGVIAL, from the coding sequence ATGAGTACAGAAAAAGATATTCAATCATTCAGGGAAAAATTGGAAGCTGTTTCGGAATGGCCTAGTCTTTATATGTTCAAGTTTATTGTAGAAGCTGAAAAACAAGAAGAGATTAAAGATATATTTGAGAATCATGAAGTGATTGTAAAGCCTTCAAGTAAGGGGAAATATGTTAGTTTAACTATTAAGATGTTGGCCAGTTCCGCAGAGCAGATTATTGAGAAGTATTTAGAAACTAATAAAGTTGAAGGAGTGATTGCTTTATAA
- a CDS encoding 4a-hydroxytetrahydrobiopterin dehydratase, with amino-acid sequence MWKEENNTLKRTIEFKDFTEAFGFMTKVAIVAEKMGHHPNWSNVYNKVSFELTTHDEGNKITEKDKKLADEIDNLV; translated from the coding sequence ATGTGGAAAGAAGAAAACAATACGTTAAAAAGAACAATTGAATTTAAAGACTTTACTGAAGCTTTCGGTTTTATGACCAAAGTAGCAATAGTTGCTGAGAAAATGGGACATCATCCTAATTGGTCAAACGTCTACAATAAAGTTAGCTTTGAATTGACTACGCATGATGAAGGGAACAAGATTACAGAAAAAGATAAGAAGCTAGCTGACGAAATTGATAATTTAGTTTAA
- a CDS encoding peptidylprolyl isomerase — protein sequence MGVFNTLRVKMGSVLIALIGLSILAFLLTDLLGPDSMLLGGGRSNDVGEIAGKTINLPEYQRKVEEFRNNFRAGNGRAPSDQEMNSIRQQAWDFLIIEKAFQEQYDELGLEVTNEELVDMVQGDNISPIVKRNFTNPETGEFNKEQVVNMIRNIAQAPAEQQAQWYSFESSLVPARARAKYDELLGGSTYITKAEAERAYKKETENAEVEYLYVPFYSVVDSLVTPTDSELKSYYNEHKDQYKTDASRTISYISIELLPSGEDSTMMREEIEELKTEFQKVDDDSAFARLNSDRSNSYRTYPIAQLPKILASNTNIIKEGDVLGPFIDEGAYVLYKASKIFEDTVSSVKASHILIEAEDDSDEADAQARKEAREVLQKAQSGQDFAELAKDFSDGPSATRGGDLGWFREGQMVDEFNEAVFAKSGTGVINEVIKTQYGYHIIKVTEEKTAKTYEIATIHRDIIPTETTRDRLYRKADLFAASNKNYAEFTAAAEENNYSVRSSGKMSPNQRSIGTLGSAREIVRWAFTDASEGKVSDVFETNTHFVVAVLTSETEKGTSDFKEVKALVSRAVKEKQKGEIIKEKLSGLSGTLNEMASAYGADANVYTSNDVNISSNSLPNVGQAPKVIGTIFGMELNTQSQPLEANNGIVIVKVLNRTPAPEIADYTSYKDQLAQNRSNNVSFAIKSAIEEKAEIVDERYKFY from the coding sequence ATGGGAGTATTTAATACATTAAGAGTAAAGATGGGGTCGGTATTGATCGCCCTAATAGGATTATCCATTTTAGCTTTCTTGCTAACTGATTTGCTTGGGCCAGACTCAATGCTATTAGGTGGCGGAAGATCCAATGATGTTGGAGAAATCGCTGGTAAAACTATCAATTTACCTGAATATCAGCGTAAAGTGGAAGAATTCAGAAATAATTTCAGGGCTGGAAACGGTAGAGCACCTTCCGATCAGGAAATGAACTCTATCCGTCAGCAAGCATGGGATTTTCTAATTATCGAGAAGGCATTTCAAGAGCAGTATGATGAACTAGGCTTGGAAGTTACCAATGAAGAATTGGTAGACATGGTTCAAGGCGATAACATCAGCCCTATAGTGAAACGAAACTTTACAAATCCTGAAACAGGGGAGTTCAATAAAGAGCAAGTTGTCAATATGATTAGAAATATTGCGCAGGCTCCAGCTGAACAACAAGCTCAGTGGTACTCTTTTGAATCATCATTAGTTCCTGCAAGAGCAAGAGCAAAATATGATGAGTTATTAGGAGGTTCTACATATATCACTAAAGCAGAAGCTGAAAGAGCCTATAAGAAAGAGACAGAGAATGCTGAGGTAGAGTATTTATATGTGCCTTTTTATTCAGTAGTGGATTCATTGGTTACGCCAACAGATTCAGAATTAAAAAGCTACTACAATGAGCATAAAGATCAGTATAAAACAGATGCTTCTAGAACAATTAGCTATATCAGTATTGAATTACTTCCTTCCGGTGAAGATTCTACCATGATGAGAGAGGAAATTGAAGAGCTTAAGACTGAATTCCAGAAGGTTGATGACGATTCGGCATTTGCTCGTTTAAATTCTGATAGAAGTAATTCGTACAGAACCTATCCGATTGCTCAGCTCCCAAAAATATTAGCTTCTAACACTAATATCATTAAGGAAGGCGATGTTTTAGGGCCATTTATTGATGAAGGAGCTTACGTGCTTTATAAAGCATCTAAGATTTTTGAAGATACCGTTTCTTCCGTAAAAGCAAGTCATATTTTGATTGAAGCAGAAGATGATAGCGATGAGGCTGATGCACAGGCAAGGAAGGAAGCGCGGGAAGTATTGCAAAAGGCTCAAAGTGGTCAAGACTTTGCAGAACTTGCTAAAGACTTTAGCGATGGACCATCTGCTACAAGAGGTGGTGATTTAGGTTGGTTCAGAGAAGGACAAATGGTAGATGAGTTTAATGAGGCCGTTTTTGCTAAATCAGGAACTGGTGTTATTAATGAGGTCATCAAAACGCAATATGGCTATCATATTATTAAAGTAACGGAAGAGAAAACAGCTAAAACTTACGAGATAGCAACTATTCACAGAGACATTATTCCTACTGAAACTACTAGAGATAGATTATACAGAAAAGCGGATTTGTTTGCTGCGTCAAATAAAAATTATGCCGAATTCACTGCAGCTGCCGAGGAAAATAATTATAGTGTCAGAAGTTCGGGTAAAATGTCTCCTAATCAAAGAAGTATTGGGACATTAGGTTCGGCTAGAGAAATTGTTAGATGGGCATTTACTGATGCTTCTGAAGGAAAAGTGTCTGATGTTTTTGAAACAAATACTCACTTTGTTGTGGCTGTTTTAACTAGTGAAACCGAAAAAGGGACTTCTGATTTCAAAGAAGTGAAAGCCTTGGTTTCTAGAGCAGTGAAGGAGAAACAAAAAGGAGAGATTATCAAAGAGAAATTATCGGGATTATCAGGTACACTAAATGAAATGGCCAGCGCTTACGGTGCAGATGCAAATGTGTATACTTCTAACGATGTAAATATTTCTTCCAATTCATTGCCAAATGTGGGGCAAGCTCCTAAAGTTATAGGTACTATTTTTGGAATGGAATTGAACACTCAATCGCAACCTTTGGAAGCAAATAATGGTATAGTAATCGTAAAAGTGTTGAATAGAACTCCAGCACCTGAAATTGCTGATTATACTTCTTATAAGGATCAATTAGCACAAAACAGAAGTAATAATGTATCATTTGCTATTAAATCTGCGATTGAAGAAAAAGCAGAAATAGTAGATGAAAGATATAAGTTCTATTAA
- the lptC gene encoding LPS export ABC transporter periplasmic protein LptC, whose product MKYFYLSLIILIIQSCSSGLESKQKFEEYTGPIMEADTVEIIYSDSAVVRVIVKATKQYEYENGDREFPNDIFIEFYEPDGTMSSTLEANSAYYTKEEDLYKAEGDVEVIGYIEPRKMNSEELFWEPKKEEIYTDKFVRIQSEDQISTGTGLVAKQDFSSYRILNPSGTIYLDEDTSAQEQPKKQVDKEATQKKIEPAN is encoded by the coding sequence ATGAAATATTTTTATCTTTCATTAATTATATTAATCATTCAATCTTGTTCTTCTGGTTTAGAGTCTAAACAAAAATTTGAAGAATATACTGGCCCAATAATGGAAGCGGATACCGTAGAAATAATATATTCGGACTCAGCAGTGGTACGTGTTATAGTGAAAGCTACTAAGCAATATGAATATGAAAATGGCGATAGGGAATTTCCAAATGATATATTTATAGAATTTTATGAGCCTGACGGAACCATGTCCTCCACTTTAGAAGCAAATTCCGCTTATTATACTAAAGAAGAGGATCTTTATAAAGCTGAAGGTGATGTAGAGGTTATAGGTTATATAGAGCCTCGCAAAATGAATTCTGAAGAATTGTTCTGGGAACCAAAAAAAGAGGAGATTTACACTGATAAATTTGTACGTATTCAGTCTGAGGATCAAATATCTACTGGAACTGGTTTAGTAGCAAAGCAGGATTTTTCGAGCTATAGGATATTAAATCCAAGTGGAACCATCTATTTGGATGAAGACACAAGCGCACAGGAGCAACCGAAAAAGCAAGTTGATAAGGAAGCAACCCAAAAGAAGATTGAACCCGCTAATTGA
- a CDS encoding Glu/Leu/Phe/Val dehydrogenase dimerization domain-containing protein, producing the protein MKELLEKFENKRPEIVFEWKDSETEAEGWVVINSLRGGAAGGGTRMRPGLDKHEVESLAKTMEVKFTVSGPEIGGAKSGINFDPNDPRKKGVLERWYKAVIPLLKNYYGTGGDLNVDEIHEVIPITEQYGLWHPQEGVVNGHYNATEPEKIKKLGQLRQGVIKVIEAPNYSPDIKRKYTIADMITGYGVAKSVEHYYHIWGGNLNEKRAIVQGWGNVGASAAYFLAQAGIKIVGIIDRNGGLINKKGFSLEELTELFLNRKGNELISDDLIPFDEINEKIWSLEAEVFIPAAASRLITKQHLEEMIASKLEVISAGANVPFADKGIFFGPIADFADNRVAVIPDFIANCGMARVFAYLMTTNAEITDEAIFEDTSRTIERALRKTFEASNSDVNISKTSFEIALSQLI; encoded by the coding sequence ATGAAAGAACTCTTAGAGAAATTTGAGAACAAACGACCCGAAATAGTATTTGAATGGAAAGATTCCGAAACAGAAGCAGAAGGATGGGTAGTTATTAATTCACTAAGAGGCGGTGCAGCAGGAGGCGGTACTCGTATGAGACCAGGCCTTGACAAACACGAGGTTGAATCCTTGGCTAAAACAATGGAAGTGAAATTCACTGTTTCAGGCCCAGAAATTGGTGGGGCTAAGTCAGGAATTAATTTTGATCCAAATGATCCAAGAAAAAAAGGAGTATTGGAAAGATGGTATAAAGCAGTAATTCCTTTACTAAAAAATTATTATGGCACTGGGGGTGATTTGAATGTAGATGAGATCCACGAAGTAATTCCCATCACAGAGCAGTATGGTTTGTGGCATCCTCAAGAAGGAGTTGTAAATGGACACTACAATGCAACTGAGCCAGAAAAAATCAAAAAACTTGGTCAATTAAGACAAGGAGTGATCAAAGTAATTGAAGCCCCTAATTATAGTCCAGACATTAAAAGGAAGTATACAATTGCAGATATGATTACAGGCTACGGAGTAGCTAAGTCTGTGGAACATTATTATCATATTTGGGGCGGTAATTTAAATGAAAAAAGAGCTATTGTTCAAGGCTGGGGAAATGTAGGGGCTTCGGCTGCTTATTTCTTGGCTCAAGCTGGAATTAAAATCGTAGGAATAATTGATAGAAATGGTGGCTTAATCAATAAAAAAGGCTTTAGCCTTGAGGAGCTCACTGAATTATTCTTAAATAGGAAAGGAAATGAATTAATCTCTGATGATTTAATCCCTTTTGATGAAATAAATGAAAAAATTTGGTCGCTAGAAGCGGAGGTATTTATTCCTGCGGCTGCTTCAAGATTGATCACAAAGCAGCACCTAGAAGAAATGATCGCTTCAAAATTGGAGGTGATTTCAGCTGGAGCAAATGTTCCTTTTGCAGATAAAGGAATATTTTTCGGTCCTATCGCTGATTTTGCAGACAATAGAGTAGCTGTAATCCCAGATTTCATTGCAAACTGTGGCATGGCAAGAGTTTTTGCCTATTTGATGACCACAAATGCAGAAATTACGGATGAAGCTATATTTGAGGATACTTCCAGAACAATTGAAAGGGCGCTCCGTAAAACATTTGAGGCTAGTAACTCTGATGTTAATATTTCAAAGACTTCTTTTGAAATCGCCTTAAGTCAATTAATTTAA
- a CDS encoding anhydro-N-acetylmuramic acid kinase, which translates to MQKLTYNAIGLMSGTSLDGLDIAFCKFQMLPDQKWSWEIIECATKQYPDDIKIRLTKAIHLSGLDLHSLDVDLGRWMGSSVKEFITKKNLTVDFIASHGHTVFHEPENQLTLQIGNPNFLHAVTELPVISDFRTLDIAKGGQGAPLVPIGDALLFHEYDFCINLGGIANLSYENKENKRIAYDICACNILLNTLANSKGLEYDDKGSLAKSGNIIKSLLNEWDDFPYLKKKPPKSLGIEQIEPEILVKIDENKFKVEDMMATAVEHIASQISKTLISAKNEGKALFTGGGAFNSFLIDRIQSKLDHKYELVLGDEKTVNYKEALIFAFLGVLTVRNEWNTLASVTGAHSNSISGQKLGDI; encoded by the coding sequence ATGCAAAAGCTCACCTATAATGCTATTGGCTTAATGTCTGGAACTTCACTTGACGGACTTGATATTGCCTTTTGTAAATTTCAAATGTTGCCAGATCAGAAGTGGAGCTGGGAAATAATCGAATGCGCAACAAAACAATATCCCGATGACATCAAGATTAGATTAACTAAGGCAATACATCTAAGTGGGTTAGATCTACATAGTCTAGATGTTGATTTAGGAAGGTGGATGGGGTCGTCAGTTAAGGAATTTATTACTAAGAAAAATTTAACAGTAGATTTTATTGCTTCTCATGGACATACTGTTTTTCATGAACCCGAAAACCAACTCACCTTACAAATAGGGAATCCTAATTTCCTTCACGCTGTTACCGAACTGCCAGTCATTTCAGATTTCAGAACTTTAGATATAGCGAAAGGTGGACAGGGAGCTCCATTAGTGCCAATTGGTGATGCTCTATTATTCCATGAATATGACTTTTGTATCAATCTGGGGGGCATAGCTAACTTATCGTATGAAAATAAAGAAAATAAACGAATAGCTTATGATATATGCGCCTGCAATATCTTATTGAATACTTTGGCGAATTCAAAAGGTTTGGAATATGATGATAAAGGTAGTTTAGCGAAGTCAGGAAATATAATTAAATCACTTTTAAACGAATGGGATGATTTTCCCTACTTAAAAAAGAAGCCACCAAAAAGCTTAGGAATCGAACAAATTGAACCTGAAATCTTAGTCAAAATAGATGAAAATAAATTTAAGGTTGAAGACATGATGGCAACTGCCGTAGAGCATATTGCATCTCAAATTAGCAAAACATTAATTTCAGCTAAGAATGAAGGCAAAGCACTATTTACTGGTGGTGGAGCTTTTAATAGTTTCTTGATTGATAGAATTCAATCTAAATTAGATCATAAATACGAGTTAGTGTTGGGCGATGAAAAAACTGTAAATTATAAAGAAGCCTTGATTTTTGCATTTTTAGGAGTTTTAACTGTCAGAAACGAATGGAACACTTTGGCTTCAGTTACCGGTGCTCATTCCAATAGCATATCTGGTCAAAAGCTAGGCGATATTTGA
- a CDS encoding hemolysin family protein, with protein MESSYLIYIIISLLFSAFFSGIEIAFVSSNKLHIELQSQQGVISGKILSKFLERPSSFIGTTLIGNTISLVVYGIYMAKMIEPILIGNLPLFFQNDVFILLAQTFISTIFVLFVAEFTPKSIFLLNPNGLLSFFALPLWLIYYITYPIVFFIVSLSKLFIKYVLRLKYEEDKPVFGLTDLDHFVKNTVQLDHQESKVELDKKIFNNALEFKTIKVRECMIPRTEVVAVDIEDTIEELKDAFNDSGHSKVLIYKDTIDDVIGYCHSLALFKKPLTIKEILTPIIIVPETMPANELMIQFIQEHKSLALVVDEFGGTSGIVSLEDIIEEIFGEIQDEHDDEDLVEEKISANTYVFSARLEIDYINDKYFLNLPEGDYDTLGGFILSITENFPQLNEEVSRPPFRFVIESMEENRINLVKLIITNSN; from the coding sequence ATGGAAAGCAGTTATTTAATCTATATCATTATATCTCTACTATTTTCCGCATTCTTCTCAGGAATAGAAATTGCTTTCGTATCATCTAATAAGCTGCATATTGAACTACAAAGCCAGCAAGGAGTTATTTCAGGTAAAATTCTTTCGAAATTTCTAGAAAGGCCTTCTTCATTTATAGGAACCACATTGATCGGAAATACCATTTCTTTAGTGGTTTATGGTATTTACATGGCAAAAATGATAGAACCTATTTTGATTGGAAATTTACCCTTGTTCTTTCAAAATGATGTCTTTATTCTATTGGCTCAGACTTTTATATCAACCATTTTTGTATTGTTTGTAGCTGAATTCACTCCTAAAAGTATTTTTTTGCTAAACCCTAACGGCTTGTTGTCTTTCTTCGCTCTACCGTTATGGCTTATTTATTATATCACTTACCCAATTGTTTTTTTTATAGTCAGTTTATCAAAACTCTTTATAAAATATGTGTTGAGATTAAAGTATGAGGAAGACAAGCCGGTGTTTGGCTTAACCGATTTAGATCACTTTGTGAAAAACACTGTTCAGCTTGATCATCAAGAAAGCAAAGTGGAATTAGATAAGAAAATATTTAATAATGCGCTGGAATTTAAAACTATAAAGGTTCGAGAGTGTATGATTCCACGTACCGAAGTGGTTGCAGTAGATATTGAAGACACCATAGAAGAGTTGAAGGATGCTTTTAATGATAGTGGCCATTCTAAGGTTTTGATTTATAAAGATACTATTGATGATGTGATTGGCTATTGTCATTCACTTGCCTTATTTAAAAAACCTTTAACGATCAAGGAAATACTCACACCTATCATAATAGTGCCGGAAACCATGCCAGCCAATGAATTAATGATTCAATTTATACAAGAGCATAAAAGTTTAGCATTGGTGGTAGATGAATTTGGTGGGACTTCTGGGATTGTGAGTTTGGAAGATATTATAGAAGAAATTTTTGGTGAAATCCAAGATGAGCATGATGATGAAGATTTGGTAGAGGAGAAGATTTCCGCCAACACCTATGTTTTTAGCGCCAGGTTGGAAATAGACTATATAAATGATAAATATTTTTTAAATCTACCAGAAGGGGATTACGATACTTTAGGAGGTTTTATTTTATCCATAACGGAAAATTTCCCACAGCTAAATGAAGAGGTGAGCAGGCCTCCTTTCCGATTTGTGATTGAAAGTATGGAAGAAAACAGGATCAATCTTGTAAAATTAATTATCACAAACTCGAATTAA
- the rsmI gene encoding 16S rRNA (cytidine(1402)-2'-O)-methyltransferase: protein MEQSETQLYLVPTPIGNLADMTYRAVNILNSVDVILAEDTRTSGKLLKHYDIKKPLQSFHIHNEHKKVEQVIEELKAGRVMALISDAGTPGISDPGFLLAREALKNDIKLESLPGATALIPALIKSGFPNDRFIFEGFLPHKKGRKTRIENLQEEDRTIIFYESPHRLLKTLKQLAEVMGENRMASVSRELTKLYEETLTDTLKGLIEHFEKTAPKGEIVLVLNAKS from the coding sequence ATGGAGCAATCAGAAACTCAATTGTACTTGGTGCCCACCCCAATTGGCAATTTGGCGGATATGACTTATAGAGCAGTTAATATCCTCAATAGTGTAGATGTAATACTAGCAGAAGACACAAGAACTTCTGGGAAACTGCTCAAGCATTATGATATTAAAAAGCCGCTGCAGAGCTTTCATATTCATAATGAGCATAAAAAAGTAGAACAAGTAATTGAAGAATTAAAAGCTGGAAGAGTAATGGCATTAATATCCGATGCCGGAACACCCGGAATCTCTGATCCGGGTTTTTTATTGGCCAGAGAAGCCTTGAAAAATGATATAAAGTTAGAATCTCTCCCTGGAGCTACTGCTTTAATTCCTGCCCTCATCAAATCAGGCTTTCCTAACGATCGATTTATATTTGAAGGTTTTTTGCCTCACAAAAAAGGCAGAAAGACTAGAATTGAAAATTTGCAGGAGGAAGATAGGACTATTATTTTTTACGAATCCCCTCACCGTTTACTCAAAACTTTAAAGCAATTGGCTGAAGTAATGGGAGAGAACCGTATGGCTTCTGTTTCCAGAGAACTTACAAAGCTATATGAAGAGACGCTAACGGATACACTTAAGGGCTTAATTGAACATTTTGAAAAGACTGCCCCTAAAGGAGAAATTGTATTGGTATTAAATGCTAAATCATGA
- a CDS encoding tetratricopeptide repeat protein produces MKRILLTLALVIGVQAAMFGQDGWNWPEDPDKKALAMEKNALYSDMLTAERYEAAKPPLDWLLKETPDLNPSIYIQGVKVYENLAETTSGKKQENLQDSVVLLYDLRMKYFNDVENVTNRKANDAYNVWKNRKDKYKDLFELHKEAIEMLGAKGYISNTVHYMDAARRYKLTGGPVTDLQVIEIYDQVQDILDEMLANGESQQNIQKARDFIEKLFTASVTIDCNIIDQKLYPKFVEEGRKLEDAEQIVKFALAGGCTGSDSFLDAAKVVQKNAPEFGLARMIALRSKANNNLEAAEKYFKEALNYTEDNIKTADVYVELADVASKLGNKTQSRSYAYDALDADPSRKEAYTIIGDLYLKSYQECKAGEDVVKDRAVYIAAYQMYQKGGATNRMSVAKEQFPSNEDIFNYDYEVGDEVSVGCWIGETVQVQIRD; encoded by the coding sequence ATGAAAAGAATTCTATTAACACTAGCATTAGTAATAGGTGTTCAGGCTGCAATGTTTGGGCAAGATGGTTGGAACTGGCCGGAAGATCCGGACAAGAAAGCATTGGCAATGGAGAAAAATGCACTTTATTCTGATATGCTTACTGCTGAAAGATATGAAGCCGCAAAACCACCATTGGATTGGTTATTGAAAGAAACTCCAGACCTTAACCCTTCTATTTACATACAAGGAGTGAAAGTGTATGAAAATTTAGCAGAAACTACATCAGGAAAGAAGCAAGAAAACCTGCAAGATTCAGTTGTGCTTTTGTACGACCTGAGAATGAAATATTTTAATGATGTAGAAAATGTGACTAACAGGAAAGCAAATGATGCTTATAATGTCTGGAAAAATAGGAAGGATAAATATAAGGACTTATTTGAATTGCATAAAGAAGCTATTGAGATGTTGGGAGCTAAAGGTTACATTTCAAATACTGTGCATTACATGGATGCAGCCAGAAGGTATAAATTGACTGGTGGTCCAGTTACAGATTTGCAAGTAATTGAAATATACGATCAAGTTCAAGATATTTTAGATGAGATGTTAGCTAATGGTGAGAGCCAACAGAATATTCAAAAGGCTAGAGATTTCATTGAAAAATTATTTACTGCATCAGTCACTATCGATTGTAATATCATTGATCAAAAGCTTTATCCAAAGTTTGTTGAAGAGGGAAGAAAGTTAGAAGATGCTGAACAAATTGTGAAATTTGCTCTGGCAGGCGGATGTACTGGCTCAGATTCATTTTTGGATGCTGCTAAAGTGGTGCAGAAAAATGCTCCTGAATTTGGATTAGCTAGAATGATTGCTTTGAGATCAAAAGCAAATAATAATCTGGAAGCGGCTGAGAAGTACTTTAAAGAGGCCTTGAACTACACAGAAGATAACATTAAAACCGCAGATGTTTATGTTGAACTTGCTGATGTTGCCTCAAAACTTGGAAATAAAACGCAATCCAGAAGCTATGCTTATGATGCTTTGGATGCTGATCCTTCAAGAAAAGAGGCTTATACAATAATTGGAGATTTATATTTGAAAAGCTACCAAGAGTGTAAAGCAGGAGAAGATGTTGTGAAAGATAGAGCAGTTTATATAGCCGCTTATCAGATGTATCAAAAAGGAGGGGCAACCAATAGAATGAGCGTTGCCAAGGAGCAATTTCCTTCAAATGAAGACATCTTTAACTACGATTATGAAGTAGGTGATGAAGTTTCAGTTGGATGTTGGATTGGAGAAACAGTCCAAGTTCAAATTAGGGACTAA